From Bordetella flabilis, the proteins below share one genomic window:
- a CDS encoding FadR/GntR family transcriptional regulator → MPFQAIEPRRLYRQIADQLRALIERGEFAVGTRLPPERDLALKMGVSRPSVREALIALEVEGLVEVRMGSGIYVRARDQGHHGSVVAESPLDTILARQLIEGELAAQAALVMQAADVDGLREALDVMREEAASGNIPARGDRLFHVRIAQATDNSVLLRLVGELYDERHNPLAVQLGSHFENAESWAAAIAEHERVVAAIVAADPDGARAAMREHMARSHDRFTANWSPSDAGQPGRYKVRPRADKRTA, encoded by the coding sequence ATGCCCTTCCAAGCCATCGAACCGCGCCGCCTCTATCGCCAGATCGCCGACCAGTTGCGCGCGCTGATCGAGCGGGGAGAGTTCGCCGTCGGCACCCGCCTGCCGCCGGAGCGCGACCTCGCCCTGAAAATGGGCGTGTCCCGTCCGTCGGTGCGCGAGGCCCTGATTGCGCTGGAGGTCGAAGGGCTGGTCGAAGTCCGCATGGGTTCCGGCATTTACGTGCGTGCCCGCGATCAAGGCCACCACGGCAGCGTGGTGGCCGAGAGCCCCCTGGACACCATCCTGGCGCGCCAGCTTATCGAAGGGGAACTCGCCGCGCAGGCGGCCCTGGTCATGCAAGCGGCCGACGTGGACGGCCTGCGCGAGGCACTGGACGTGATGCGCGAGGAAGCCGCGTCGGGCAACATCCCCGCGCGCGGCGACCGTCTGTTCCATGTGCGCATCGCGCAGGCTACCGACAACTCCGTGCTGTTGCGCCTGGTCGGCGAGCTCTACGACGAGCGTCACAATCCCCTGGCCGTGCAACTGGGCAGCCATTTCGAAAACGCCGAAAGCTGGGCGGCCGCCATCGCCGAGCACGAGCGCGTCGTGGCCGCCATCGTGGCCGCCGACCCGGACGGCGCGCGGGCGGCCATGCGCGAACACATGGCGCGGTCGCATGATCGCTTCACCGCCAACTGGTCCCCGAGCGACGCGGGGCAGCCCGGGCGCTACAAGGTCCGCCCGCGCGCCGACAAGCGCACGGCATGA
- a CDS encoding L-idonate 5-dehydrogenase — translation MSLACRIHGARDLRLEPDETAPLAPHEVEVRLGAAGICGSDLHYFLHGRVGAFVIREPLIPGHEASGVVLRVGDAVTRVAPGMKVAINPSHPCGRCDYCRAGRDNLCSNMRFLGSASVYPHVQGMFRERFVMGERQLTPVDEDISLGELACAEPLSIGLHGVRRAGELMGRTVLVTGGGTIGCMAVIAARLAGAARIIVCDIADRPLEMARTVGADATVRSDTTDASELVDIADVSIEAAGSPAALATCLAATRRGGRIVQVGTLPGEGMHFPANSIMARELDYVGAFRAGPEFDWAVAYLRTRRVDVRPLMSAQLPLDQAVQAFELAADRSRSTKVQLVCD, via the coding sequence ATGAGCCTGGCTTGCAGAATTCACGGCGCCCGCGATCTGCGGCTGGAGCCCGACGAGACCGCGCCGCTGGCGCCGCACGAGGTCGAAGTGCGCCTTGGCGCGGCCGGCATCTGCGGGTCCGACCTGCATTACTTCCTGCACGGGCGCGTCGGCGCCTTCGTCATCCGCGAACCGCTCATTCCGGGGCATGAGGCGTCCGGCGTCGTGCTGCGCGTCGGCGATGCCGTGACACGGGTCGCGCCCGGCATGAAGGTCGCCATCAATCCCTCGCATCCTTGCGGCCGTTGCGACTATTGCAGGGCCGGCCGCGACAACCTGTGCAGCAATATGCGTTTCCTGGGCAGCGCCAGCGTGTATCCGCACGTCCAGGGCATGTTTCGCGAACGCTTCGTCATGGGCGAACGTCAGTTGACGCCGGTCGACGAGGACATCTCCCTGGGCGAACTGGCCTGCGCCGAACCGCTGTCGATCGGCCTGCACGGCGTGCGCCGCGCCGGGGAACTGATGGGCCGCACGGTGCTCGTCACCGGTGGCGGCACCATCGGCTGCATGGCCGTTATCGCCGCGCGGCTGGCGGGCGCGGCGCGCATCATCGTTTGCGACATCGCCGACCGCCCCCTCGAAATGGCGCGCACCGTGGGGGCCGACGCCACGGTGCGCAGCGACACCACCGACGCCAGCGAGCTGGTCGACATCGCCGATGTCTCCATCGAAGCCGCCGGCAGTCCGGCCGCGCTCGCGACCTGCCTGGCGGCGACCCGGCGTGGCGGCCGCATCGTGCAGGTCGGCACCTTGCCGGGGGAGGGCATGCACTTCCCGGCCAACAGCATCATGGCCCGCGAGCTCGACTACGTCGGCGCTTTCCGCGCGGGACCCGAGTTCGACTGGGCGGTCGCCTACCTGCGCACGCGCAGGGTGGACGTCCGCCCGCTGATGAGCGCGCAGTTGCCGTTGGACCAGGCCGTGCAGGCCTTCGAGCTGGCGGCCGACCGTTCCCGCAGTACGAAGGTGCAGCTGGTATGTGATTGA
- a CDS encoding sialic acid TRAP transporter substrate-binding protein SiaP produces the protein MKQGHAVKMLFAALAFAVSAGATAQTKLKWAHVYETSEPFHTESVWAAQEIEKRTNGRYHIDVYPASQLGKENDINQGLTLGTVDMIISGSSFAAKSFPRIGVTYYPYTFRNPQHLLAYTKSDIYKELTKGYEDKSGNHIVATTYYGTRQTTANKAIHKCADMKGLKMRVPDVPAYLAMPRACGANTSPIAFAEVYLALQNGTVEAQENPLTTIEAKKFYEVQKNIVLTGHIVDHLNTIISGRLWKKLSPEDRKIFTEVAQEAAVRASNQIIKREQELVAEFKKKGIEVDTVDVADFRDTVLKNVPFKQYGYEKADWEKIQAVK, from the coding sequence ATGAAGCAAGGCCACGCAGTGAAAATGCTGTTCGCCGCCCTGGCGTTCGCCGTCTCGGCTGGCGCCACGGCGCAGACCAAGCTCAAGTGGGCGCACGTCTACGAGACGTCGGAACCCTTCCACACCGAATCGGTATGGGCGGCGCAGGAAATCGAAAAACGCACCAACGGGCGCTATCACATCGATGTCTATCCCGCCTCGCAACTGGGCAAGGAAAACGACATCAACCAGGGGCTGACCCTGGGCACGGTGGACATGATCATTTCCGGATCCAGCTTCGCCGCCAAGTCCTTTCCGCGCATCGGCGTCACCTACTACCCGTACACCTTCCGCAATCCCCAGCATCTGCTGGCCTACACCAAGAGCGACATCTACAAGGAACTGACCAAGGGCTACGAGGACAAGAGCGGCAACCATATCGTCGCCACGACCTACTACGGCACGCGCCAGACCACCGCGAACAAGGCCATCCACAAGTGCGCGGACATGAAGGGCCTGAAGATGCGCGTGCCCGATGTGCCGGCCTACCTGGCCATGCCGCGCGCCTGCGGCGCCAATACCTCGCCCATCGCCTTCGCCGAGGTCTATCTCGCCCTGCAGAACGGCACGGTCGAAGCCCAGGAAAACCCGCTGACGACCATCGAAGCCAAGAAGTTCTACGAGGTGCAGAAGAACATCGTCCTGACCGGCCACATCGTCGACCACCTGAACACCATCATTTCAGGCCGCCTGTGGAAGAAGTTGTCCCCGGAAGACCGCAAGATCTTCACCGAAGTGGCGCAGGAGGCCGCCGTGCGGGCGTCCAACCAGATCATCAAGCGTGAACAGGAACTGGTCGCCGAGTTCAAGAAGAAAGGCATCGAGGTCGACACGGTGGATGTCGCCGACTTCCGCGACACCGTGCTGAAGAATGTGCCGTTCAAGCAGTACGGCTACGAGAAGGCCGACTGGGAAAAGATCCAGGCCGTGAAGTAA
- a CDS encoding TRAP transporter small permease: MVTDVHVSPPGGPAAQATQHPSSVESIVSSFEEADHQEVDLSGHTFEDWLCLGLFWIMALLVFLQFFTRYVLNDSFAWTEELATYALIGVVFIGAAMCVRTCRHIQVDLLYRYLPRAAGRVLSTAIDVLRTAFFAYVAWLVWQYIQLVGDEPMTTIEWNKAYVYWLALFGFVLMCLRSLQVTAQNWRQGYSNLERPEAYDKVD, encoded by the coding sequence ATGGTGACCGATGTACACGTTTCCCCGCCGGGCGGCCCTGCGGCGCAGGCCACGCAACACCCATCGTCGGTGGAGTCCATCGTCTCCAGTTTCGAGGAGGCCGACCACCAGGAAGTGGACCTGTCCGGGCATACCTTCGAGGACTGGCTGTGCCTGGGACTGTTCTGGATCATGGCGTTGCTGGTGTTCCTGCAGTTCTTCACCCGGTATGTGCTGAACGATTCGTTCGCATGGACGGAGGAACTGGCCACCTATGCCCTGATCGGGGTCGTGTTCATCGGCGCCGCCATGTGCGTGCGTACCTGCCGGCACATCCAGGTCGACCTGCTGTACCGCTACCTGCCGCGCGCGGCGGGCCGCGTGCTGTCGACGGCGATCGACGTGCTGCGCACGGCGTTCTTCGCCTATGTCGCCTGGCTGGTGTGGCAATACATCCAGCTGGTTGGCGACGAGCCGATGACCACCATCGAGTGGAACAAGGCCTATGTGTACTGGCTCGCCCTGTTCGGCTTCGTGCTGATGTGCCTGCGCTCGCTGCAGGTCACGGCGCAGAACTGGCGGCAAGGCTATTCCAACCTGGAACGGCCCGAAGCTTACGACAAGGTGGATTGA
- a CDS encoding TRAP transporter large permease gives MWILICSFLLLMIVGVPVAVSMAGASLLYLLVSGDVPDVVVAQRMIAGVESFPLLAVPFFILAGNLMNIAGITGRIYNFAVALVGWMRGGLGHVNIVGSVVFAGMSGTAIADAAGLGTIEIKAMKDHGYDTEFAVGVTAASATLGPIIPPSLPFVIYGMMANVSIGSLFLAGVVPGAVLTIMMMFTVAYYARKNNWGGDIKFDLRRLAAAGLEVVVVLAFPFSIWMMSRMGVSTNLAAIIAFAVLLLLDWRFNFSAVMALMAPVILIGGMTLGWFTPTEAAVAAVVWALFLGLVRYRSMTLRLLAKATFETIETTASVLFIVTAASVFAWLLTTTQAAQALTDAILSVTQSKWVFLMLANVLILVVGCFIDTIAAITILVPILLPIVLKLGIDPIHFGLIMTLNLMIGLLHPPLGMVLFVLARVARLSVERTTMAILPWLVPLFAALIAITYVPQITLWLPTALGMGK, from the coding sequence ATGTGGATATTGATCTGTTCGTTTCTCCTGCTGATGATCGTCGGCGTGCCGGTGGCGGTGTCCATGGCCGGCGCATCGCTGCTGTATTTGCTGGTCTCCGGCGATGTGCCCGACGTCGTCGTGGCGCAGCGCATGATCGCGGGTGTGGAATCCTTTCCGTTGCTGGCGGTGCCCTTCTTCATCCTGGCTGGCAACCTGATGAACATCGCCGGAATCACGGGCCGCATCTATAACTTCGCCGTGGCGCTGGTGGGATGGATGCGGGGCGGGCTGGGCCACGTGAACATCGTCGGCTCCGTGGTGTTCGCCGGAATGTCCGGAACGGCCATCGCGGATGCGGCCGGCCTGGGCACCATCGAAATCAAGGCCATGAAGGACCACGGCTACGACACCGAGTTCGCGGTGGGCGTGACAGCCGCATCGGCCACGCTGGGACCCATCATCCCGCCTTCGCTGCCTTTCGTGATCTACGGCATGATGGCCAATGTATCGATCGGCTCGCTGTTCCTGGCCGGGGTGGTGCCCGGCGCGGTGCTGACCATCATGATGATGTTCACCGTGGCGTATTACGCCCGCAAGAACAACTGGGGCGGCGATATCAAGTTCGACCTGCGTCGCCTGGCCGCCGCCGGCCTGGAGGTCGTCGTCGTCCTCGCGTTTCCGTTTTCCATCTGGATGATGTCGCGCATGGGCGTGTCGACCAACCTGGCCGCCATCATCGCGTTCGCCGTGCTGCTGCTGCTCGATTGGCGCTTCAATTTCTCCGCGGTCATGGCGCTGATGGCGCCGGTTATCCTGATCGGCGGCATGACGCTGGGCTGGTTCACGCCTACCGAAGCGGCTGTAGCCGCCGTCGTGTGGGCGCTGTTCCTGGGGCTGGTGCGCTATCGCAGCATGACGCTGCGCCTGCTCGCCAAGGCGACTTTCGAAACCATCGAGACGACGGCTTCAGTGCTGTTCATCGTCACCGCCGCGTCGGTGTTCGCGTGGCTGCTGACCACCACCCAGGCCGCCCAGGCGCTGACGGACGCCATACTGAGCGTCACGCAGAGCAAGTGGGTCTTCCTGATGCTGGCCAACGTGCTCATCCTGGTCGTCGGTTGCTTCATCGATACCATCGCCGCGATCACCATCCTGGTGCCCATCCTGCTGCCCATCGTGCTCAAGCTCGGCATCGACCCCATCCATTTCGGCCTGATCATGACCTTGAACCTGATGATCGGCCTGTTGCATCCGCCCCTGGGCATGGTGCTGTTCGTGCTGGCGCGCGTGGCGCGGCTGTCGGTCGAGCGCACGACGATGGCGATCCTGCCCTGGCTGGTGCCGCTGTTCGCGGCCTTGATCGCCATTACCTATGTGCCGCAGATCACCTTGTGGCTGCCGACCGCGCTGGGCATGGGCAAGTAA
- a CDS encoding SDR family oxidoreductase, with translation MGQRLAGKVAFVTAAGQGIGRATAEAFLREGAQVFAADINPTGLSALAELPHCTVCELDITDARAVKDAAAAAGTVDILFNGAGYVHSGTILESTDEDLSFAVDLNVRAMVRLIQAFLPGMVAKGGGSIINMASVAGSVKAVPNRFVYSTTKAAVVGLTKSVALDFVAKRVRCNAICPGTVESPSLRDRIAAQARQSGLTTQEVEASFVARQPMGRLGRAEEIAALAVYLASDESAFTTGTVQVIDGGWSN, from the coding sequence ATGGGTCAGCGATTGGCGGGTAAGGTGGCATTCGTCACCGCGGCGGGCCAGGGCATCGGCAGGGCGACGGCGGAAGCCTTCCTGCGCGAAGGCGCCCAGGTCTTTGCCGCGGACATCAATCCGACCGGGCTCAGCGCCCTGGCGGAGCTGCCGCACTGCACCGTATGCGAACTGGATATCACCGATGCGCGTGCCGTGAAGGACGCGGCGGCGGCCGCCGGCACCGTCGATATCCTGTTCAACGGCGCCGGGTATGTGCACAGCGGCACCATACTGGAAAGCACGGACGAAGACCTGAGCTTCGCGGTGGACCTGAACGTGCGCGCCATGGTGCGGCTGATCCAGGCCTTCCTGCCCGGCATGGTCGCCAAGGGCGGCGGATCCATCATCAACATGGCTTCGGTCGCGGGCAGCGTCAAGGCGGTGCCCAACCGATTCGTCTACAGTACGACGAAGGCCGCCGTCGTGGGACTGACCAAGTCGGTCGCGCTGGATTTCGTCGCCAAGCGGGTTCGCTGCAATGCCATCTGCCCAGGCACGGTGGAGTCTCCCTCGTTGCGCGACCGCATCGCGGCGCAGGCCAGGCAAAGCGGGCTCACGACCCAGGAAGTCGAAGCGTCCTTCGTGGCGCGGCAGCCGATGGGTCGCCTGGGCCGTGCCGAGGAAATCGCCGCGCTGGCCGTCTACCTGGCCAGCGACGAATCCGCCTTCACGACCGGCACGGTGCAGGTCATCGACGGCGGCTGGTCCAACTGA
- a CDS encoding fumarylacetoacetate hydrolase family protein, whose translation MKLMRYGAKGAEKPAILDRDGKVRDLSGVVPDITADLLTPQGLAPIAKVDPSSLPIVSDPGRIAPPWSGMGKFVCIGLNYADHAAESGLPIPAEPVVFMKPTSCVVGANDAVVLPKDSVKSDWEVELGVVIGARARYVSEADALKHVAGYCIVNDVSEREYQIERGGTWDKGKGCDTFGPVGPWLVTTDEIPDPQALGMWLDVNGTRVQNGNTRTMIFNVAQVVSYVSRFMTLYPGDLITTGTPPGVGLGMKPPKFLKAGDEMRLAIDGLGEQRQRVHAWNPELIDG comes from the coding sequence ATGAAACTCATGCGCTATGGCGCCAAAGGCGCCGAAAAGCCGGCCATCCTGGATCGCGACGGCAAGGTCCGCGACCTCTCCGGCGTGGTGCCCGATATCACCGCGGATCTGCTGACCCCGCAGGGACTGGCGCCCATCGCCAAGGTGGACCCGTCCAGCCTGCCCATCGTCAGCGACCCGGGCCGCATCGCGCCGCCGTGGAGCGGCATGGGCAAGTTCGTCTGCATCGGCTTGAACTATGCCGACCACGCCGCGGAATCGGGCCTGCCGATTCCCGCCGAGCCGGTCGTCTTCATGAAGCCGACGAGTTGCGTGGTCGGCGCCAATGACGCCGTCGTGCTGCCCAAGGATTCCGTCAAGAGCGACTGGGAAGTCGAACTCGGCGTGGTCATCGGCGCGCGGGCGCGCTATGTCTCCGAGGCCGATGCGCTCAAGCATGTCGCCGGCTATTGCATCGTCAACGACGTATCGGAGCGCGAATACCAGATCGAGCGCGGCGGCACCTGGGACAAGGGCAAGGGTTGCGACACCTTCGGCCCGGTCGGCCCCTGGCTGGTCACCACCGATGAAATTCCCGACCCGCAGGCCCTGGGCATGTGGCTGGACGTCAACGGTACGCGCGTGCAGAACGGCAACACGCGCACCATGATCTTCAACGTCGCGCAGGTCGTCAGCTATGTCAGCCGCTTCATGACCTTGTATCCGGGAGACCTCATCACCACCGGCACGCCGCCCGGCGTGGGGCTGGGCATGAAGCCGCCCAAGTTCCTCAAGGCCGGCGACGAAATGCGCCTTGCCATCGACGGCCTGGGCGAGCAGCGCCAACGCGTACACGCCTGGAACCCCGAACTGATCGACGGCTGA
- a CDS encoding UxaA family hydrolase — translation MSAIDNPVIRIHPADNVVIARRQLLGGTRLEAENVTVVGLIPPGHKIAVRPIAAGSPVRRYNQVIGVARQDIAAGQHVHTHNLEFSEFQRDYAPGQDAHPTPYVDTPAVFDGIVRPDGRVATRNYIGVLTSVNCSATVARAIADHFRRDIHPEALAAYPNVDGVVALTHGAGCATGSEGEPLKVLRRTLGGYARHPNFAGLMVVGLGCETNQIGGLMEQEGLQAGRQFQTFNIQDTGGTRKTVARGIELVEWMLEEANRVQRQPVPAGHITVGLQCGGSDGYSGISANPALGAAVDLLVRHGGTAILSETPEIYGGEHLLTRRAVSGAVADKLLERLRWWEDYCRRNDAEMDNNPSAGNKAGGLTTILEKSLGAIAKSGTTNLVDVYEYAQPVTAKGLVFMDTPGYDPVSATGQVAGGANLICFTTGRGSAYGCAPAPSLKLSTNTALWQRQEDDIDIDCGAIVEGGATVQEMGERIFRMMLDTASGRTTKSEAHGYGQNEFVPWQLGAVM, via the coding sequence ATGAGCGCCATCGACAACCCCGTCATTCGCATCCATCCCGCCGACAACGTGGTCATCGCCCGGCGCCAACTGCTGGGCGGTACCCGGCTCGAAGCAGAAAACGTCACCGTGGTGGGCCTGATCCCGCCCGGCCACAAGATCGCCGTGCGCCCCATTGCGGCCGGCAGTCCCGTGCGCCGCTACAACCAGGTCATCGGCGTCGCCCGCCAGGACATCGCCGCCGGCCAGCATGTGCATACGCACAACCTGGAGTTCAGCGAATTCCAGCGCGACTATGCGCCGGGGCAGGACGCTCACCCGACGCCCTATGTCGATACGCCGGCCGTCTTCGACGGCATCGTCCGCCCGGATGGGCGTGTCGCCACGCGCAACTACATCGGCGTGCTGACCTCGGTCAATTGTTCGGCCACCGTGGCGCGCGCCATCGCCGATCATTTCCGCCGCGACATCCATCCGGAGGCCCTGGCCGCCTATCCCAACGTCGATGGCGTCGTCGCGCTTACGCACGGCGCGGGCTGTGCCACCGGCAGCGAAGGCGAGCCCCTGAAAGTATTGCGCCGTACCCTGGGCGGCTACGCCCGGCATCCCAACTTTGCCGGGCTGATGGTGGTCGGCCTGGGTTGCGAGACCAACCAGATCGGTGGCCTCATGGAGCAGGAAGGCCTGCAGGCCGGCCGCCAGTTCCAGACTTTCAACATCCAGGACACCGGCGGCACGCGCAAGACCGTGGCGCGCGGCATCGAACTCGTCGAGTGGATGCTGGAGGAAGCCAACCGCGTGCAGCGGCAGCCGGTGCCTGCCGGCCATATCACGGTCGGGCTGCAATGCGGCGGCTCCGACGGCTATTCCGGCATCAGCGCCAATCCCGCGCTGGGCGCGGCCGTGGACCTGCTGGTCCGCCACGGCGGCACGGCCATTCTGTCCGAAACCCCGGAGATCTATGGCGGCGAACATCTGCTGACGCGCCGTGCCGTCTCCGGCGCAGTCGCGGACAAGCTGCTGGAGCGACTGCGCTGGTGGGAAGACTACTGCCGGCGCAACGATGCAGAAATGGACAACAACCCGTCGGCGGGCAACAAGGCCGGCGGCCTGACCACCATCCTGGAGAAATCGCTCGGCGCCATCGCCAAGAGCGGCACGACGAATCTGGTCGATGTCTACGAATACGCCCAACCGGTGACCGCCAAAGGATTGGTATTCATGGATACCCCGGGCTACGACCCGGTATCGGCCACCGGCCAGGTGGCGGGCGGCGCCAATCTGATCTGTTTCACCACCGGCCGCGGCTCCGCATATGGCTGTGCGCCGGCGCCGTCCCTGAAATTGTCCACGAACACCGCCCTGTGGCAACGCCAGGAAGACGACATCGACATCGACTGCGGCGCCATCGTGGAAGGCGGCGCCACCGTGCAGGAAATGGGGGAACGGATCTTCCGCATGATGCTGGACACCGCATCGGGCCGGACCACCAAGAGCGAGGCGCACGGCTATGGGCAGAACGAGTTCGTGCCCTGGCAGCTCGGAGCCGTCATGTAG
- a CDS encoding mandelate racemase/muconate lactonizing enzyme family protein translates to MSKAPTAVKSLRFYEASTPLHRPLSDAMHTIQALRFLIAEVQLYNGRTGQGYLVAFHYSHNAIRGALRDLEPLVVGLDSAAPGLLLQRANREHAYFGGEGLQRWAVGVVNVAMWDAWARTLDVSMHNLFGTHCASIPCYGSGGWLSYSDQELVDEVTSFAQRGFRAVKIRVGSSDITRDAARLRKVRHAVGPSVRIIMDGNEGLQRPDALVLARVGVELGVVCFEQPLHRRDYGGYEALRSQGGLSLAMGEREHDVEALKILVQCNGIDMWQPDLMRLGGVENWRASTVFAAAHHLGVLPHHYRDYDVPLLCGTPNGMAAESFDWIDTLIDTPMHMEHGNAFPRQGPGWGFRFKEGALSEMR, encoded by the coding sequence ATGAGCAAAGCCCCCACTGCCGTCAAATCCCTGCGCTTCTACGAGGCGTCCACACCGCTGCACAGGCCGCTGTCGGACGCCATGCATACCATCCAGGCGCTGCGCTTCCTGATCGCGGAGGTCCAGCTCTACAACGGCCGCACCGGGCAGGGCTATCTGGTGGCCTTCCATTATTCGCACAACGCCATCCGCGGCGCCTTGCGCGACCTCGAGCCCCTGGTCGTCGGCCTGGACAGCGCCGCGCCCGGCCTGCTCCTGCAGCGCGCCAATCGCGAGCATGCCTACTTCGGCGGCGAAGGGCTGCAGCGCTGGGCGGTCGGCGTCGTCAACGTCGCCATGTGGGACGCCTGGGCACGCACGCTGGACGTGTCCATGCACAATCTTTTCGGCACCCACTGCGCCAGCATCCCGTGCTACGGGTCCGGGGGCTGGCTATCCTATTCGGACCAGGAATTGGTCGACGAAGTCACGTCCTTTGCCCAGCGCGGCTTTCGCGCCGTGAAGATACGCGTCGGCTCCTCCGACATCACCCGCGATGCCGCGCGGCTGCGCAAGGTGCGGCATGCCGTCGGGCCCAGCGTGCGCATCATCATGGACGGCAACGAAGGCCTGCAACGGCCGGACGCGCTCGTGCTGGCCCGGGTCGGTGTCGAGCTTGGCGTCGTGTGCTTCGAACAGCCCCTGCACCGACGGGACTATGGCGGCTACGAGGCGTTGCGCAGCCAGGGGGGTCTCTCGCTCGCCATGGGCGAACGGGAGCACGACGTCGAAGCCCTGAAGATCCTGGTGCAATGCAATGGCATCGACATGTGGCAACCCGACCTCATGCGGCTGGGCGGCGTGGAGAACTGGCGCGCCTCCACCGTCTTCGCCGCGGCCCACCACCTTGGCGTACTTCCGCACCACTACCGCGACTATGACGTCCCCTTGCTCTGCGGCACGCCCAACGGCATGGCCGCCGAAAGCTTCGACTGGATCGATACGCTTATCGACACGCCCATGCACATGGAGCATGGCAACGCCTTCCCGCGCCAGGGGCCGGGGTGGGGATTCCGTTTCAAGGAGGGCGCGTTGTCCGAAATGCGCTAG
- the manD gene encoding D-mannonate dehydratase ManD, whose protein sequence is MKITNARVIVCSPGRNFVTLKIETDEGLTGVGDATLNGRELAVASYLSDHVLPCLIGRDAHQIEDIWQFLYRGAYWRRGPVTMTAIAAVDTALWDIKAKAAGLPLYQLLGGKCRTGVMVYGHANGRDIDETVDEVLRYRDMGYQAIRAQSGVPGLQSVYGVGRGRMFYEPADASLPSEHDWSTEKYLDHTPRLFEKVRDAVGWDVHLLHDVHHRLTPIEAARLGKSLEPYRLFWIEDPTPAENQEAFRLIREHTVTPLAVGEIFSSVWDCKDLIQNQLIDYIRATVVHAGGISHLRRIADLAALYQVRTGCHGATDLSPVCMGAALHFDISVSNFGVQEYMRHTEETDAVFPHAYSFQDGMMVPGDVPGHGVDIDEDLARKYPYSRAYLPVNRLAHDGTLWNW, encoded by the coding sequence ATGAAAATTACAAACGCCCGCGTCATTGTCTGCAGTCCCGGCCGGAATTTCGTCACGCTCAAGATCGAAACCGATGAGGGGCTGACCGGTGTGGGAGACGCCACGCTCAATGGGCGCGAACTGGCGGTCGCCAGCTATCTTTCCGACCATGTCCTGCCTTGCCTGATCGGCCGGGATGCCCACCAGATCGAGGATATCTGGCAGTTTCTGTACCGTGGCGCCTATTGGCGGCGCGGGCCGGTCACGATGACGGCCATCGCGGCGGTCGACACTGCCTTGTGGGACATCAAGGCCAAGGCGGCCGGCCTGCCTCTGTACCAACTGCTGGGCGGCAAGTGCCGCACCGGCGTCATGGTCTACGGCCACGCCAATGGCCGCGATATCGACGAGACGGTCGACGAGGTCTTGCGCTACCGCGACATGGGCTACCAGGCCATACGCGCGCAGAGCGGCGTGCCGGGGCTGCAGTCGGTATACGGCGTTGGCCGCGGCCGCATGTTCTACGAGCCGGCGGATGCTTCGCTGCCGTCCGAGCACGACTGGTCCACCGAAAAATACCTGGACCACACGCCGCGCCTGTTCGAAAAGGTGCGCGACGCGGTGGGCTGGGACGTGCACCTGCTGCATGACGTGCATCACCGCCTTACGCCCATCGAAGCTGCGCGGCTCGGCAAGTCGCTGGAGCCTTATCGCCTGTTCTGGATAGAGGACCCGACGCCCGCCGAAAACCAGGAGGCCTTCCGCCTCATACGCGAGCACACCGTCACGCCCCTTGCCGTCGGCGAGATCTTCAGCTCCGTGTGGGACTGCAAGGACCTGATCCAGAACCAGTTGATCGACTACATCCGCGCAACCGTCGTCCACGCGGGCGGCATCTCGCATCTGCGGCGCATCGCCGACCTGGCCGCCCTGTACCAGGTGCGCACCGGCTGCCACGGCGCCACCGACCTGTCGCCGGTGTGCATGGGCGCGGCACTGCACTTCGACATCTCGGTGTCCAACTTCGGCGTGCAGGAGTACATGCGGCACACCGAGGAAACCGATGCCGTTTTTCCGCATGCCTACAGTTTCCAGGACGGCATGATGGTGCCCGGCGACGTACCGGGGCATGGCGTGGACATCGACGAGGACCTGGCCCGCAAGTATCCCTATAGCCGCGCGTATCTGCCGGTGAACCGGCTGGCGCACGACGGCACCTTATGGAATTGGTAA